In Sphaerisporangium krabiense, the DNA window CGCTTGGCCTCGGCGGGGACCGCCGGGTCGGCAAGCGCGTGGCGCAGCTCGGGGTTGGCCTCGACGATGCGGCCGAAGCGGAAGAGCTCGTCCTCCACATCGTCGAGCCTGCCCTGGGACTCGGCCTCGGCGACCGAGGCGATGACGCTGAGCCGCTCCAGCGCGTCGGCGAGGTCGACGGACTTCGACCACTTGACGGAGACGGCCGCGACGACCGTCTCCAGGGCGGCGTCGCTGATCCTGCCGGACAGCAGGGACCGCACGACCTCGTCCTTCCGCTCCGCGGTGCGGGCGGGGTCGGCGAGGTTGCGGCGGAGCCCGTGCTCGCGGTCGAGCAGCACGGAGACCGCCAGCAGGTCCTCGGCCACGCGGCCGAGGTCGGCCGTGCCGGCGACCGCGTTGAAGCGCTCCTCGACCTCGGCGAGCGAGCTACGGCTCAGGCCTCTCATCAGCGCACCGCCGCCCCGTCCGCGGACTCCAGCTCCGTGAGGAAGCGGTCCACGACCCGGCTCTGACGCGCCTCGTCCTCGAGGGACTCGCCGACGATGCGGCCGGCCAGATCGGTGGCCAGACGGCCGAGCTCGGCCTGCAGCTGGGCGAACGCCTGCCGGCGGTCGGCCTCGATCTGCGCGTGCGCGGACTCGATCAGGCGCCGGGCCTCGGCCTGGGCCTCCTCGCGCAGCTCCGCCTTGATCTGCGCGGCCTGCTCGCGGGCCTCTTCCCGCAGCCGGGCCGCGTCGTGGCGGGCCTCGTCGAGCTTGGCGCGGTACTCCTCCAGCGTGCGCTGGGCCGCGGCCTGTGCCTCCTCGGCCCGCTTGAGACCGCCCTCGATGGCGTCGGCCCGCATCTCCAGGGTCTTCTGGAGGCGGGGCACCAAGAGACGGCCGACGAAGAACAGGACCAGCAGGAACGCGAACCCGCCGACCACCATCTCCGCCACGCCGGGCAGGAGAGGGTTGGGAGCTTCTTCTGCCGCTACCAGATACACAATTGCCACCTTCCGCCAGGGAGGGTCGCGTCAGGCCCGGAAGGCGAACGCGAGCGCGATACCGATGAGGGCGAGCGCCTCGGCGAACACGAAGCCCAGGATCATGTTCTGGCGGATCAGGCCGTAGGCCTCCGGCTGGCGGGCGATGGCCTGCACGCCCTGGCCGAAGATGATGCCGATGCCGATGCCGGGGCCGATCGCGGCGAGGCCGTAGCCGATGGAGCCGAGGTTGCCGGTCACGTCAGCGAGGACAGACATGCGTGTTTCCTTTTCTATCGACCAGTGGAACGTCCACCGGGGTTAGGACGGACTGTGGAATCTCTCAGTGCGCGGCGTGGAGCGCGTCGTTGATGTACATCGCCGCCAGCAGCGCGAAGACGTAGGCCTGCAGCGCCTGGATGAAGAGCTCGAAGGCGGTGAGCAGGATCGTCATGAGAACCCCGAGCACGCCGAGCGGGGCGCCGAGCGGCGTCAGCTTGACGAACAGGAAGTGCCAGCCGACCTCGGAGAACAGGGCCACGATCAGGTGCCCGGCCATCATGGTGGCGAAGAGTCGCACCGCGTGGGTGATGTGGCGCAGGAAGAACGTCGAGACCAGCTCGATCGGGGCGACCAGGACGTAGATCCAGCCGGGGAGGCCCGGGGGGAACATCACGTTCTTGAAGAAGCCGATGGGGCCCTGGTGCTTGATGCCCAGGTACATCACCAGCAGCCAGATGCCGATGGACAGGATCGCCGGATAGCCGATGCGCGACATGACCGGGAACTGGATGAAGATGACCGAGCCGAACAGGTTCATGATCCACACGAACAGGAACAGGCTGAACAGCAGCGGCATCCACCGGTCGCTGTTCTTGCCCAGGTTCGGCCTGGCGATCTGGTCGCGGACGAACTCGTAGGCGAGTTCGCCGACGTTCTGCACGCCGCGCGGCACGAGCTTCGGCCGGGAGAAGGCGAAGAAGGAGAAGACCACGACCACGAGCACGGCGATCAGCGCGTAGAGCGCGGGCTTGTTGAACCAGGCCTGACCGTCGACGATCGGCGGCCAGTCGAAAAGGCCCAACCCCGGAGCATGGAACTCATCGGAGGCGAGAGGCGTCAGCGTGGCGCTCACTCGTCGTTCCCTTCGTCGTGATGATCGGTCAAGAGGCCCTCCGGTGGCCGCGGGTAGGAGAGGCCCGCCGGAGAAGAAGTGTGAAGAGGGCGAGGAGGCCAGGACTCGATGGCACAGGCGAACGTTCCCCTGCCGCGCACGCGACAATAGCAGGCGTGGCCGTGACTAGTCATATCGAGCCAGCCTCGCGAGGCCATGGCCTCAGGCGCTCGGCGATGATCGGTCCCGCCCCGTCTGCCAAGGCGAGTGTAGGGCAAGTTCGCGGAGGTCAGAACGCGACGCGTCACGTCCGCTTCTCCTCGACCACGCCCGGGACCTTCACAGTGGGGTCGACATAGAGGATCTTGAGTTTGAGGAAGCCGCGCGCCTCGCCGATGGTCCAGCAGATCGTGCACGCGATGACGGTGAGGGTGAAGGCTCCCGGGTGCCACACGGTGGCGTCCGCGAAGTACTCCAGCGTCACGGCCAGCAGCAGGATCTTCGTCAGGAAGGTGCCGAGGGCCGCGGCCATCATCATGGTGGGCGAGACGCGCGCCGCGTAGGTCACCGCGATGAGACTGATGGTGAAGAAGGCCGCCACGACCAGCACCCCGATGCCCGCGCCGAGCGCTCCCTTGGCGCCCTCGGCGAACGCCGCGGCGACGACGGCTATCAGCCCGGCCAGCGCCGCCGGCATCGCGGCCGCCCGGAGAATCTGGAGGTCGTTGGCCTGCATCGGTGCTCCAAAGAACAGTTGTCAAGCGAGCGATTGCTACCTCGCGGGGCGGGTCGTACCCGCCCCTGCTAGTGAAAGGTATCACAAGCTCATGAAGGAGCGCCTTTACCTGGGCTTTCGAGGGGGTGAACGGACGTTTCAGCCGGTCGCGGCGGTGGCGCGCGAGGTGCCCTCGGCGACGGGCGGGTCCGCCGGGGCCGGGCCGGAGCCGGGACCGGGGCCGCGCCGCGAGGAGTGCGCCCCTCCTTTGCCGCGCCCCGACCGCCACCGCGGCAGGCCCATGAGCAGCAGCACGACTATGGCGAACAACACGACGAGGGGGAACACGATCAGCGGCACGCCGCCCACCGAGAAGCCGACGACCGTGGCGGCGAACAGGAACGACCACGCGTACATGATCAGCACGGTGCGGCGGTGGGAGTGCCCGATCTGCAGCAGGCGGTGGTGCAGGTGGCCGCGGTCGGGCGCGAGCGGCGACTTGCCGCGCGAGGTGCGCCGGACCACCGCCATGACCAGGTCGGCCAGCGGGAGCACCATCACCGCGAGCGGCAGCAGGATCGGCAGCACGACGGGGAACCGGTTGATGTCCTCGGAGGCTCCCCGGTAGTCGACGGTGCCGGTCACCGTGACGACCGAGGTGGCGAGCACGAGGCCGATGAGCATGGCGCCGGTGTCGCCCATGAAGATCTTGGACGGGTGGAAGTTGTGCGGCAGGAAGCCCAGGCACATGCCGATGAGGATCGCCGTGATCGCCGCCGTGACGCTCAGCCGGCCCTGTTCCAGGCTGTCGGTCAGCGCGATCGTCCACACGAACGTCGCCATCGCGGCGATGCCGACGATGCCCGCCGCGAGGCCGTCCAGGCCGTCCACGAAGTTCACGGCGTTGATGGCGACCACCACGACGAGGATCGTGATGACGGTCTGCAGCGTGCTGTCGAGGCTCACGGTGTTGCCGTTGGGCAGCGGCACCCACAGGAGCGTCAGCTTGAACGCCACCAGCAGACCGGCGGCGGCGATCTGCCCGCCCAGTTTGACCAGGGCGTCCATGCCCCACCAGTCGTCGAGGAAGCCGGTGAGCACGATGACGCCGCCCGCGAGGGCCAGCGCGATGACGGTCTGGCCCTCACCCACCGTGGGGTCGGCCAGAGTGGCCCCGATATGGTCCAGGCGGCTCGCGACGAAGAGCCCGGCCAGCATGCCGGCGTACATCGCCAGGCCGCCGAGGCGCGGGGTCCGGACGGTGTGCACGTCGCGCTCGCGGATCTCCGGCGCGGCGCCGATGCGGAGCGCGAACACCCTGACCAGGGGGACCAGCAGGTAAGTGACCGCCGCCGCCACCAGCGCTATGAGTGTGTATTCGCGCACGTACCTAGTTTCCCGGATTGTCCGGTCACCTGGGACCGGAAAACTGCACAGAACCGCACATTAACCTCGTGGATACGCCGGATGACTCCGTGTGAGCCGCGTCACCCGCTCGGCCACCGACGTTATCGCACCCGGATCGCCCACCGCGTGCGCCACCATCGACGCGATCTCCTTCATCTCCGTCACCCCCATGCCCTGCGTGGTCACGCACGGCGTGCCGAGCCGGACGCCCGACGTCACCGCCGGAGGCAGCGGATCGTAGGGGATCGCGTTGCGGTTGAGAGTGATCTTCGCACGGGCGCAGGCCCGTTCCGCGTCGGCCCCCGTCACCCCGAGCGGGCGCAGGTCCACGAGGGCCAGATGGGTGTCGGTGCCGCCCGAGACCGGGCGCATCCCCTCCTCCTCGAGCGCCCCCGCCAGCGCCCGGGCGTTGGCGACCACCCGCCCGGCGTACGCGCGGAACTCCGGCCGGGCGGCCTCGCCGAAGGCCACGGCCTTCGCCGCGATCGCGTGCATCAGCGGCCCTCCCTGGGTGAACGGGAACACCGCGCGGTCGACGCGGGAGGCCAGCTCCTCGGTGCACAGGATCGCCCCGCCCCGCGGCCCCCGCAGCGCCTTGTGCGTGGTGAACGTCACGACGTCGGCGTGCGGGACCGGTGAGGGCACCACGCCGCCCGCCACCAGGCCGATCGTGTGCGCGACGTCCGCGAGCAGCCACGCCCCCACCTCGTCGGCGACGCCGCGGAACACCGCGAAGTCGATCAGCCTGGGGTAGGCGGTGGCCCCGCAGACGATCAGCTTGGGCCGGTGGCGCAGCGCCAGGTCGCGCACCTCGTCGTAGTCGATCGTCTCGGTGTCGCGCCGCACGCCGTACGCCACCACGTCGAACCAGCGGCCCGAGAAGTTGACCTTCGAGCCGTGCGTCAGGTGACCGCCGTGGGACAGCGCCATGGCCAGCATCGTGTCGCCCGGCCGCAGCAGCGCGGCGTACGCGGCGAGGTTGGCGGACGCGCCCGAATGGGGCTGCACGTTGGCGTGGTCGGCGCCGAACAGGTCCTTCGCCCGGTCGACGGCCAGCCGCTCCGCCCGGTCCACGACCTCGCAGCCGCCGTAGTAGCGCCTGCCCGGATAGCCCTCGGCGTACTTGTTGGTCAGCGTGGAGCCGAGCGCAGCCATCACCGCGGGTGAGGTGAAGTTCTCGCTGGCGATGAGCTGCAGGCCGCCCCTGAGCCGCTCGACCTCGTCCAGCAGGATGCGCGCGACCTCGGGATCCTCCTGCCACAGCTCCGCGAAGTCGGCGCCGTAGAAGACGTCCCCGGCGCACTCGGGCCCGCCGCCGGGCCGGCGTGGTTCGTGGCCGGGTCCTTTCGCCGCCATGGCTCGATCACCGTCCCCTTCCTCGCGCGGAAGCGCACGAGGACCACCGATCTCCCCACTGTATGTCCCGGTGTGCCGCGGCGCGCCGCCGCGGGCGGCGGGTCAGTTGTAGGCGTGCGGGGCCGACGAGGCGACCGGCACCCAGCGGGGGGTGTCCGCGGCCTGGTCGCTGATCGCGGTGAGCACGGCCTGGCGGTACATGCCGAGACGGGTGCGCCACTCCCCCATGTCCTGGACGTACCGCTCGGCGACGGGCGCGTCCCAGACGTCGCGGCTGCGTGCCATCTGGTACGCCTTGTCCAGCGAGCCGGTGAGCCCCTCCAGCAACGGCAGGGCCTGCTGCCACAGGTCCACGAGCTTCTGGTACTCGGGGTTGAAGCGCCAGCTCGTCGCCTGCCCGTCCAGGCCGAGCGGGTCGGAGGTGGACGCGGGCGGCGTCTCGCCGGGCTGGAGGGGCTTGGGCGCGGGCGGGTCTGCGTACATGTCGGACACCCCTCCTTACGAACCGGACGACGAGGGCCGGTACCCGTCCGGACCCGGACCATGCCCCGGGGGCGGCGGCGGCCCCTCGGACGGGTCGTCGCCGTAGGGGCCGGCGGGGTGCGCGCCGGGGCCGCTGAGATCACCGGGACGGGGCGGAGGGTCCGAGGCCATGTGGACGCCCGAGTGGATCTGTGCCGAAGGTCCTGCGGCGCTCTCAGGGGCCGCTGGAGCCTGGTAAGCGGCGGCGGCGCCTCCGTCGGGCGGCAGCGGGGCCGACGGCTTCGCCGATCCGGACGGATCGCCGGGCGGGAGGGAGCCGATCGGGCCGTCGGCTCGCGGGTGGCCGGGCTGCGCGCCGTCGGGCGGGACGACGACCGGCTGCTCCATGGGCGGGATCTTGTCCATGTTCCGCGACAGCCAGTCCAGATGCTCCTGGCTCGGCGGGTCCATGGTCACCTCGACCACCCGGACGCCGTCCACGTCGATCACGCGCGTGCGCTCGCCCGAGGTGTCGACGTCGTGGGAGTTGTCCGGCGCCGGCGTGTCGAGCCCGCCGCCGTCTCCCCCGCCCTGCGGCGCGCCCGCGTACGGCTCCACGTACTGCGGCTCGCCGCCCTTGGGCGAGTCATCCTGCTTGGGCGCCGGATCACCCTTGGGCTCGGGATCCGCCTTGGGAGCGGAGTGCCCCTTGGGCTCCGGATCCACCTTGGGCGCCGAGTCATGCTTCGGAGCCTCGTGCTTGGGCGCCTCGTGCTTGGGCGCGTCATGCTTGGGCGTCTCGTGCTTCGGGGCCTCGTGCTTCGGAGTGTTGTCGTGCTTGGGGGCGTCCTGCTTCTCCCGGGGGGCGTTGTCGCCGTGGGGGGTTTGCCGGGTGTCCGGCTTGTCCGCCTGAGGCGGGTCGACCTTGTGCGTGTTGTCGCTCTTCGGCGGGTCGGACTTCTCGTGCTTCTCCGGCTTGTGCTCCTTGGGAGCGTCGTGCTTGTCGGTCTTGTCCGACGTCGGCGGCGGGGTCTGCTTCTCGGGCTTGTCGTGCTTCTCGGGCTTGTCCTTGGTCTGGGAGTCCGAGGTGGGAGCGCCGTGCTTGTCGCCCTTATCGCTCTTGTCCTTCTTGGGCGCGTCGTCCTTGTCGCCCTTGTCGCCCTTGGGAGGGTCCTGCTTCTCGGGGGCCTTCTGCTTCATGGTCTTCGGGCCGGCGTCCGGCTCCTTCTGCTTCTCTTTCTTCTCCAGAAGGACCAGGCGGGCGGTGACGTCCTTGACCAGCGTGTCCCCGGCGTCGGCCACCTGGGCCGGGCGGTGCGTCGCGGGAACGGACAGGCCCGCCGCGCCGGTGAGCTGGGCGATGCGCGACTCGACCGTCCGCATCTGGTGCCCCGCGCGCCCGACCTCGGCCAGCAGATCGCGGACCAGCTTGGGGTCCATGCCGTCCAGCTTGCCCATCGGCGTCTCCCCTTGCTCGTGGTCGCGCTCCGCCGGCCGCTCGTCAGAGAAGGGCCGCGCCCTGCCCGCAGCCATGCTCCCTCGCCACGGCCCGTCGCTCAAGAGCGCGGACGCGCTTCACGGTAACGTCGGCGCCCGCCCGCAGGGCCCGGCGATAGCCACACGGCATGATTCGCGGTCACCCCGGCGGGAGGGACGCGGCGCCCGCCGGGGCGGGCCGGCTCAGGCCTCGCCGTCCGCCTTCTGAGCGCGCGCGGCCGTCTCCGGCTTCTCGGAGCTTCCGTCCTTGTCCCGCTTCTCCTCGGTCGCGGCCTTCTCGTCGGCCGCGGCCTTCTCGTCCGCCGGGGCGTTCTCGAGCTCGGGCTCCGGGTCGGCGTCGGTGGCGAGGTAGCCGACGATCGCCCGCAGCTTGTCGACCGGGATCGCGCCCTTGCGCAGCACGCGGGGCACCGGCGTGGTGAGGTCGAGGATCGTGGAGGGGACGTTCTCCGTGAGGGGCCCGGCCTCCAGGTAGACGCCGACCGCCTCCCCGAGCATCGCCTCGGCCTCGGCCGCGGTCCTGGCGGGTGGGGCGCCGGAGATGTTGGCGCTGCTCACCGCCATGGGACCGGTGTCTTTCAGCAGTTCGAGCGCGACGGCGTGCAGCGGCATGCGGACCGCGACGGTGCCCTTCGTCTCGCCGAGGTCCCAGGTCAGGGACCGGCCGGCCTTGCAGACCAGGGTGAGCGGGCCGGGCCAGAAGGCGTCGATGAGGTCCTGCCCGTAGGCGCCGAGGTCCTCGATCAGGGCGGTGGCGGCGCGCACGGTGCCGACCAGGACCGGCACGGGCATGTCCCTGCCGCGGCCCTTGGTCTCCAGCAGTTTGCCCACGGAGTAGTGCGTGAAGGCGTCGGCGCCGAGGCCGTAGACCGTGTCGGTCGGGAGCACGACCAGCTCGCCCGCGCGGATCGCGGCGGCCGCGTCGGCGAGCCCGACCGCGCGCTCCTCGCTGTTGGAAAGGTCATAACGTCGGATCACGACTTGTCATCCTCCCATGTCGGACGGGCCGTCCCGCCAGGGGCGTCGCGCATGGACCGCGTCCCTGTCATCGTGGCCTCATTCCTGGCCGAAACGGGCGGTGACGTAGCGGTCGCGCCCGGCGAGATCGGTGTGGTCGCGGGTGTCGCGCCACCCGCGCTCCTCGGAGAACTCAAGGTAGACCGACGAGCCCTGCTGGTCGGCGTGCTCGACCGCGACGAGCCCGCCCGGGCGCAACAGCCGCCGTGCCGTCCGCTCCACGGCGCGCACCTCGTCCAGGCCGTCCTCGCCCGAGCCGTACAGGGCGCGGGAGGGGTCGTAGTCGCGCACCTCGGGGTCACGGGGGATGGCGCCGGGCGGAATGTAGGGCGGGTTGGAGATCACCAGGTCCACGCGGCCGTCGAGTTCGGGCAGGCAGTCGGCGAGGTCCTCGGGGTGGAGGGACACCCGGCCCTGGCCGTGCTCGACGATGTTGCGCTTGGCCCAGCCGT includes these proteins:
- a CDS encoding F0F1 ATP synthase subunit delta; the encoded protein is MRGLSRSSLAEVEERFNAVAGTADLGRVAEDLLAVSVLLDREHGLRRNLADPARTAERKDEVVRSLLSGRISDAALETVVAAVSVKWSKSVDLADALERLSVIASVAEAESQGRLDDVEDELFRFGRIVEANPELRHALADPAVPAEAKRGLLADLLGDKVAPSTLRLVTQLALYPRGRSLERGLDEYIQLVAEQRQQFVAVVRSAVPLTDAQRQRLAAWLRTTYGRDVHLNVEVDPKVIGGFSVRLGDELIDTTIAGRIEEVRRRLAG
- a CDS encoding F0F1 ATP synthase subunit B, whose protein sequence is MYLVAAEEAPNPLLPGVAEMVVGGFAFLLVLFFVGRLLVPRLQKTLEMRADAIEGGLKRAEEAQAAAQRTLEEYRAKLDEARHDAARLREEAREQAAQIKAELREEAQAEARRLIESAHAQIEADRRQAFAQLQAELGRLATDLAGRIVGESLEDEARQSRVVDRFLTELESADGAAVR
- the atpE gene encoding ATP synthase F0 subunit C, whose product is MSVLADVTGNLGSIGYGLAAIGPGIGIGIIFGQGVQAIARQPEAYGLIRQNMILGFVFAEALALIGIALAFAFRA
- the atpB gene encoding F0F1 ATP synthase subunit A — its product is MSATLTPLASDEFHAPGLGLFDWPPIVDGQAWFNKPALYALIAVLVVVVFSFFAFSRPKLVPRGVQNVGELAYEFVRDQIARPNLGKNSDRWMPLLFSLFLFVWIMNLFGSVIFIQFPVMSRIGYPAILSIGIWLLVMYLGIKHQGPIGFFKNVMFPPGLPGWIYVLVAPIELVSTFFLRHITHAVRLFATMMAGHLIVALFSEVGWHFLFVKLTPLGAPLGVLGVLMTILLTAFELFIQALQAYVFALLAAMYINDALHAAH
- a CDS encoding glycosyltransferase family 4 protein, giving the protein MREYTLIALVAAAVTYLLVPLVRVFALRIGAAPEIRERDVHTVRTPRLGGLAMYAGMLAGLFVASRLDHIGATLADPTVGEGQTVIALALAGGVIVLTGFLDDWWGMDALVKLGGQIAAAGLLVAFKLTLLWVPLPNGNTVSLDSTLQTVITILVVVVAINAVNFVDGLDGLAAGIVGIAAMATFVWTIALTDSLEQGRLSVTAAITAILIGMCLGFLPHNFHPSKIFMGDTGAMLIGLVLATSVVTVTGTVDYRGASEDINRFPVVLPILLPLAVMVLPLADLVMAVVRRTSRGKSPLAPDRGHLHHRLLQIGHSHRRTVLIMYAWSFLFAATVVGFSVGGVPLIVFPLVVLFAIVVLLLMGLPRWRSGRGKGGAHSSRRGPGPGSGPAPADPPVAEGTSRATAATG
- a CDS encoding serine hydroxymethyltransferase — its product is MAAKGPGHEPRRPGGGPECAGDVFYGADFAELWQEDPEVARILLDEVERLRGGLQLIASENFTSPAVMAALGSTLTNKYAEGYPGRRYYGGCEVVDRAERLAVDRAKDLFGADHANVQPHSGASANLAAYAALLRPGDTMLAMALSHGGHLTHGSKVNFSGRWFDVVAYGVRRDTETIDYDEVRDLALRHRPKLIVCGATAYPRLIDFAVFRGVADEVGAWLLADVAHTIGLVAGGVVPSPVPHADVVTFTTHKALRGPRGGAILCTEELASRVDRAVFPFTQGGPLMHAIAAKAVAFGEAARPEFRAYAGRVVANARALAGALEEEGMRPVSGGTDTHLALVDLRPLGVTGADAERACARAKITLNRNAIPYDPLPPAVTSGVRLGTPCVTTQGMGVTEMKEIASMVAHAVGDPGAITSVAERVTRLTRSHPAYPRG
- a CDS encoding L-threonylcarbamoyladenylate synthase, translated to MIRRYDLSNSEERAVGLADAAAAIRAGELVVLPTDTVYGLGADAFTHYSVGKLLETKGRGRDMPVPVLVGTVRAATALIEDLGAYGQDLIDAFWPGPLTLVCKAGRSLTWDLGETKGTVAVRMPLHAVALELLKDTGPMAVSSANISGAPPARTAAEAEAMLGEAVGVYLEAGPLTENVPSTILDLTTPVPRVLRKGAIPVDKLRAIVGYLATDADPEPELENAPADEKAAADEKAATEEKRDKDGSSEKPETAARAQKADGEA